In Bacteroidota bacterium, a single genomic region encodes these proteins:
- a CDS encoding DUF4065 domain-containing protein produces the protein MVKISEISDYIIFKLKSEGALDLSTLKHQKLLYYAQAWHLAFFEGEKLFEGEFQAWIHGPVNREIYDLYKEKKYLYSEMMVEDITNLAAVSLLAPQYQNHLNTILDVYAPFTATQLEYMTHNELPWIEARKGYSPYARCEQIINEKTMQSYYSARLK, from the coding sequence ATGGTCAAAATTTCTGAAATATCCGACTACATTATTTTTAAATTAAAGTCTGAAGGGGCTTTAGATTTAAGCACCTTAAAACATCAAAAACTTCTATACTATGCTCAAGCTTGGCACTTAGCATTTTTTGAGGGTGAAAAGTTATTTGAAGGTGAATTTCAGGCTTGGATTCATGGACCTGTAAACAGAGAGATTTACGACCTTTATAAGGAAAAAAAATATCTGTATAGTGAAATGATGGTTGAAGATATTACCAACCTAGCAGCCGTTTCATTATTAGCCCCTCAATATCAAAATCACCTCAATACTATTTTAGATGTTTACGCCCCATTTACAGCGACTCAGCTTGAGTATATGACCCACAACGAACTTCCGTGGATTGAGGCAAGAAAGGGCTACTCTCCATACGCAAGATGCGAACAGATAATTAACGAAAAGACAATGCAGTCTTACTATTCTGCAAGGCTCAAGTAA
- a CDS encoding DEAD/DEAH box helicase family protein has protein sequence MKQRIKLIDNSISEYQLGSILKELLADNSYSQISIATGYWDLPGMVEIFAELEKYLDRENITFRLLLGEEPSIKSYQVKNPETVDPNFPQKYLKKDLEDLELKPEFQKVIDLLTKFLEKTASGFSKLQIKVYKQNFLHAKCYIFGSETENAVGIIGSSNFTKQGLSGNLELNALEDDGRIVNYQRLNNMQHPSHRSWFENIWNESEDWNLQFNQEILGLSQFGKLSYSPYEVYIRLLYELYGDDIELEEKIKLEDGFEKKNTLTTFQQESVRKAINRLNDKRIGMCLVGDSVGLGKSYIARDIIERYGYFERKNVVIICPASLRNDWLNHMREITVNASVYSITEFAIESSFESIKHDLIIRKRSSINNTAIDLLVIDESHNLKTQGSKSFQNILAILTDKTYCKELPKVLMLSATPVNNGVKDLANQILLAKGGDEKFFTTYGIDNLMGLFANTQKLFKKLNNEEVFSELYPILNKIMVKRTKHQVKKDFPDATLNGKPIIFPDEVLQNELYELDNKQIRKTISESLKELKKNNAPLYDAFTKDLTEKQEDELEIQGVLDFFHNLETDKVKTKNETEFQSVFHFMDRAINNLKLVPYSYLSEKLEKTEFEEVQANARKNLTGVMKVTMFKSFDSSIFTFKKRIEKYKTYLLNFEELFFQQSKVVKPVIIQKAIAKHETEEYNDTDVIELIADEIEIFNAREIEKKEKDTKYKIQSAVMTIEHEDYNIERLKAAIAQDKEIIQLILHVLTNIKPDAKLNKLKALVKELKGNKILIFSYFATTVDYLKEAFTEDFLTELDLSKDQVAFLKSKNGKDKSSFVQRFSPVAQKQEVINGKVNGREQLQILVSTDVLSEGQNLQDCGIIINYDLHWNPVKMIQRNGRINRLGSAFNIVKIHNFLPEGQLEQFLKLIQRLQDKIKIIGGSVGIDSSILGETITDRQFGLMTDIYSADSSKQKDAMEKLERENDLAFDEVFENDLRDFMRKATDIEKEYILNMNLHKWVELPSIDENGKIMAFNIDKGVFEFIKTDGKKVEKEPNQLKVLNQLRSFDKERQSEKIKSEQKNELVQKGMKVFEAERAFQTTLEGTDLSEFMGVKSTAGGSSLKPAKEELLKLLNENTERYSTDNINRLQKLITSRNLAFENRLRSFLKTNEGQVSVDLLDTLAIQSVHLVKDESTVPQPEPVMWYGFYANDKTNIEQ, from the coding sequence GTGAAACAAAGAATAAAACTTATAGATAATTCTATAAGCGAATATCAGTTAGGAAGCATCCTAAAAGAATTGCTTGCTGACAATTCCTATTCACAAATATCAATAGCCACAGGTTATTGGGATTTACCCGGTATGGTTGAAATATTTGCCGAACTTGAAAAGTACTTAGACCGAGAAAATATCACATTCCGTTTGTTGCTTGGCGAGGAACCTTCCATTAAATCTTATCAGGTCAAAAATCCTGAAACTGTTGACCCGAATTTTCCACAGAAATATTTAAAAAAGGATTTAGAAGATTTGGAGTTGAAACCAGAGTTTCAGAAGGTCATAGACTTACTCACAAAGTTTTTAGAGAAAACAGCAAGCGGTTTTTCTAAACTGCAAATCAAAGTTTACAAGCAGAATTTTCTACACGCTAAGTGTTACATCTTTGGTTCTGAAACCGAAAATGCTGTTGGCATTATTGGTAGTTCCAATTTCACTAAGCAGGGGTTGTCGGGCAATCTTGAATTGAACGCTTTGGAAGATGATGGAAGAATTGTGAACTACCAGCGCTTGAACAACATGCAGCATCCATCACACCGCAGTTGGTTTGAAAACATTTGGAACGAAAGCGAAGATTGGAATTTACAATTCAATCAAGAGATTTTAGGACTAAGCCAATTTGGAAAACTCTCCTACTCTCCTTATGAAGTTTACATACGATTGCTTTACGAATTGTACGGTGATGATATTGAGTTGGAAGAAAAAATAAAATTGGAAGATGGTTTTGAGAAAAAAAATACGCTTACAACATTTCAACAGGAAAGTGTTCGCAAAGCTATAAACCGATTAAACGACAAGCGAATAGGAATGTGTTTGGTTGGCGACAGTGTAGGTTTGGGTAAGTCATACATCGCTCGCGACATTATTGAACGATACGGTTATTTTGAACGCAAAAATGTTGTAATCATTTGTCCAGCCTCTTTGCGGAATGACTGGCTCAATCACATGAGAGAAATTACAGTGAACGCCTCTGTTTATTCAATTACAGAATTTGCAATTGAAAGTAGTTTTGAATCTATCAAACATGATTTGATTATTCGCAAAAGAAGTTCAATCAACAACACTGCAATTGATTTATTGGTGATTGATGAAAGCCACAACTTGAAAACACAAGGCAGCAAATCCTTTCAAAACATTCTTGCAATTCTCACTGACAAAACTTATTGCAAAGAACTTCCAAAAGTGCTTATGCTTTCTGCAACACCAGTGAACAACGGTGTGAAAGATTTGGCAAACCAAATTTTATTGGCAAAAGGTGGTGATGAAAAATTCTTTACTACATACGGAATAGACAATTTGATGGGCTTATTTGCCAACACTCAAAAGCTTTTCAAGAAATTAAACAACGAAGAAGTGTTTAGTGAATTGTACCCGATACTGAATAAAATAATGGTGAAGCGGACAAAGCACCAAGTAAAAAAAGATTTCCCCGATGCCACACTAAATGGGAAGCCAATTATTTTTCCTGATGAAGTTTTGCAAAATGAATTGTATGAATTGGACAACAAACAAATCAGAAAAACAATAAGCGAAAGTTTAAAGGAATTAAAGAAAAATAATGCTCCGTTGTATGATGCCTTCACAAAGGACTTGACAGAGAAACAAGAGGATGAATTAGAAATTCAAGGCGTTTTGGATTTCTTCCATAACTTGGAAACTGATAAAGTGAAAACAAAAAATGAAACTGAGTTTCAATCTGTTTTTCATTTCATGGACCGAGCAATTAATAATCTGAAGTTAGTTCCATACAGCTATTTGAGTGAGAAGCTTGAGAAAACAGAATTTGAAGAAGTTCAGGCAAACGCAAGAAAGAATTTGACAGGTGTAATGAAAGTAACCATGTTCAAATCTTTTGACTCTTCAATTTTCACATTCAAAAAACGAATTGAGAAATACAAAACCTATCTCTTAAACTTTGAAGAATTATTTTTTCAGCAAAGCAAAGTAGTAAAACCAGTTATCATTCAAAAGGCAATTGCCAAACATGAAACCGAAGAATACAACGACACAGATGTTATTGAATTAATAGCTGATGAAATAGAAATTTTCAACGCAAGAGAGATTGAGAAAAAGGAAAAAGACACGAAGTATAAAATCCAATCGGCTGTAATGACTATTGAGCATGAGGACTACAACATTGAAAGATTGAAGGCTGCCATTGCACAAGACAAAGAAATTATTCAACTCATTCTTCATGTTTTGACAAACATTAAACCCGATGCCAAGTTGAATAAACTTAAAGCACTGGTGAAAGAGTTGAAAGGGAATAAAATTTTAATCTTTTCATACTTTGCTACCACGGTTGATTATTTGAAAGAAGCATTCACCGAAGATTTTTTAACCGAATTAGATTTATCAAAAGACCAAGTTGCATTTTTGAAAAGCAAAAACGGAAAAGATAAATCTTCATTCGTTCAACGCTTTTCACCCGTAGCACAAAAGCAAGAAGTAATTAACGGAAAAGTAAACGGCAGAGAGCAATTGCAAATTTTAGTTTCAACAGATGTGTTGAGTGAAGGACAAAACTTGCAAGATTGCGGCATCATTATCAATTACGATTTACATTGGAATCCAGTAAAAATGATTCAACGCAATGGTCGTATTAATCGTTTAGGCTCTGCTTTCAACATCGTAAAGATTCACAACTTCTTGCCCGAAGGTCAGTTGGAACAGTTTTTAAAATTAATTCAACGATTGCAAGACAAAATAAAAATCATTGGTGGAAGTGTGGGGATTGACAGCAGTATTTTAGGTGAAACAATTACAGACCGCCAGTTTGGTTTAATGACAGACATTTATTCAGCCGACAGCAGCAAACAAAAGGATGCAATGGAAAAATTAGAAAGGGAAAACGATTTGGCTTTTGATGAAGTATTTGAAAATGACCTTCGTGATTTTATGCGCAAGGCAACTGATATAGAGAAGGAATATATCTTGAATATGAATTTGCATAAATGGGTTGAGTTGCCAAGCATTGATGAAAACGGAAAAATTATGGCATTTAATATTGACAAAGGTGTTTTTGAATTTATAAAAACCGATGGGAAAAAAGTTGAGAAAGAACCGAACCAACTGAAAGTATTAAACCAGTTGAGAAGTTTTGACAAAGAACGCCAAAGCGAAAAAATAAAATCGGAACAGAAAAATGAGTTGGTGCAAAAAGGAATGAAAGTGTTTGAAGCAGAGAGAGCATTTCAAACTACATTGGAAGGAACAGACCTTTCGGAATTTATGGGAGTGAAAAGCACAGCAGGTGGTAGCAGTTTGAAACCAGCGAAAGAAGAGTTGCTGAAATTGCTTAATGAAAACACAGAACGCTATTCAACTGACAATATAAACCGATTACAAAAGCTAATAACTTCAAGAAACCTAGCATTTGAAAATCGTTTGCGGTCATTTTTGAAAACAAATGAAGGACAGGTTAGTGTAGATTTATTAGACACACTTGCAATCCAAAGTGTGCATTTAGTAAAAGATGAATCTACCGTGCCACAACCCGAGCCAGTGATGTGGTATGGCTTTTATGCAAACGACAAAACCAATATTGAGCAATGA